The following are from one region of the Rosistilla carotiformis genome:
- a CDS encoding DUF167 domain-containing protein, translating into MIETTPRENQLIFAIHVSAGSRRNEVGGQHDGALRVAVTQAPEKGKANAAIIKLLAKTLGISKSQLEIISGDTHRRKTIAASQIDPHEIDQQLQTLSTKG; encoded by the coding sequence ATGATCGAAACAACGCCCCGCGAAAACCAATTGATATTCGCGATCCACGTTTCCGCTGGCAGCCGACGCAACGAAGTCGGCGGCCAGCATGATGGAGCCCTTCGCGTCGCCGTCACGCAAGCTCCCGAGAAGGGCAAAGCCAACGCGGCGATCATCAAACTGCTGGCCAAAACTCTGGGGATCAGCAAGAGTCAACTCGAGATCATCTCGGGCGACACACACCGCCGCAAAACCATCGCGGCCTCTCAGATCGATCCACACGAGATCGATCAGCAATTACAGACGCTATCGACGAAGGGCTAG
- a CDS encoding SDR family NAD(P)-dependent oxidoreductase, translating into MKSIQELFDVEKPVAFVTGSGAPRVGNAIAWRLARRGFRIVLHCNSSIANAEQTAAEMAAEGTEVLIVRGPIDDQVAVDQIFREIDQRFGRIDVLVNSAAIWSPKRFEDVTADDVRKNLEVNTLGTFIASQAAGLRMVDQTRGGVIVNIGDWAVVRPYVDYAAYFPSKGAIPTMTRSLAVELAQRNRFIRVNAILPGPVLLGSDVSTEVEEANRESTLLKRVGTAEHVAHAVEFLVENDFVTGICLNVDGGRAIYAGDPMQVDHRTD; encoded by the coding sequence ATGAAATCGATCCAAGAATTGTTTGATGTCGAGAAACCGGTCGCTTTTGTTACCGGCAGCGGAGCTCCTCGCGTGGGCAACGCGATTGCCTGGCGTTTGGCAAGACGCGGTTTTCGGATCGTCCTGCATTGCAACTCAAGTATCGCGAATGCCGAACAAACGGCTGCGGAGATGGCCGCCGAAGGAACGGAAGTCTTGATCGTGCGAGGACCGATCGACGACCAAGTGGCGGTGGATCAAATATTTCGCGAAATCGATCAACGCTTCGGCCGAATCGATGTGCTGGTCAACAGCGCGGCGATTTGGAGCCCCAAGCGATTCGAAGACGTCACGGCCGACGATGTCCGAAAGAACTTGGAAGTCAACACGCTAGGAACGTTCATCGCTTCGCAGGCCGCTGGCCTGCGGATGGTTGACCAAACGCGTGGTGGCGTGATTGTGAACATCGGCGACTGGGCCGTGGTCCGGCCCTATGTCGACTATGCCGCTTACTTCCCCAGCAAGGGTGCGATCCCGACGATGACTCGCAGCCTGGCTGTCGAATTGGCTCAACGAAACCGATTCATCCGCGTCAATGCGATCCTCCCGGGGCCGGTGCTACTGGGCAGCGATGTGTCCACGGAAGTCGAGGAGGCGAATCGTGAATCGACGCTACTTAAACGTGTTGGCACCGCCGAGCATGTAGCGCACGCCGTCGAGTTTCTGGTCGAAAACGACTTTGTCACCGGCATCTGTCTGAACGTCGACGGCGGACGCGCGATCTATGCGGGCGACCCCATGCAGGTTGACCATCGCACCGATTGA
- a CDS encoding alpha/beta hydrolase — translation MLIVLMFIGLQSNAFGQSEASEPQNSTPAIFQRVQRDDRNRDGKVTREEFQGPPRLFDRLDRNGDDELTSKDFLMPTRRDRSAMKTPDDVQIRRDVVFGQGGGRDLKMHLVLPKQSAEKPQPCYVWIHGGGWMGGSKEGGVQQVVPIVRDGFVGATIEYRLSGEAIFPAQIEDCKCAIRFLRAHAKEYNIDVDRIAVGGSSAGGHLAALLGTSAGVTELEGNGGWADQRSDVQAVVDLYGPTDLIQFVQTPGYESHARPSSPETRLLGGEVLKRLDAAKKADPISYVGPNDPPFLILHGTNDRTVPPNQSEAIYKALQAAGVDSQLQLLEGAGHGGPEFAQPEIRAMQRDFLLRTVGDKATP, via the coding sequence GTGTTAATTGTTCTGATGTTTATTGGGTTGCAATCGAACGCTTTCGGGCAGTCGGAAGCTTCGGAACCGCAAAATTCCACGCCCGCAATCTTTCAACGCGTGCAACGCGACGATCGAAACCGCGACGGCAAAGTGACTCGTGAAGAGTTTCAAGGGCCGCCACGGTTGTTTGATCGATTGGATCGTAATGGAGACGACGAACTCACGAGCAAAGACTTTTTGATGCCAACGCGACGCGATCGCTCTGCAATGAAGACGCCCGACGACGTTCAGATTCGCCGCGATGTGGTCTTTGGCCAAGGCGGCGGTCGCGATCTGAAGATGCACCTGGTTCTCCCGAAACAGTCCGCTGAGAAACCGCAACCATGTTACGTGTGGATTCATGGCGGCGGATGGATGGGAGGAAGCAAGGAGGGGGGCGTTCAGCAGGTGGTGCCAATCGTTCGGGATGGCTTTGTGGGGGCGACGATCGAATACCGGTTGTCGGGCGAAGCGATCTTCCCGGCACAGATCGAAGACTGCAAATGTGCGATCCGCTTTCTACGGGCGCATGCGAAGGAGTACAACATCGACGTCGATCGCATTGCGGTGGGGGGCAGTTCCGCCGGCGGCCACTTGGCGGCGCTGCTCGGTACGTCGGCTGGCGTGACCGAACTGGAAGGCAACGGCGGTTGGGCGGATCAGCGCAGCGATGTGCAAGCGGTTGTCGACCTTTACGGACCGACCGACTTGATCCAATTCGTTCAGACGCCGGGGTACGAATCGCATGCTCGACCAAGCTCTCCCGAAACGAGGTTACTTGGCGGCGAAGTGCTGAAGCGACTCGACGCAGCGAAGAAAGCAGATCCCATAAGCTACGTTGGGCCCAACGACCCGCCTTTTCTCATCCTGCATGGCACCAACGATCGAACCGTTCCGCCGAATCAAAGCGAAGCGATTTACAAAGCGCTGCAAGCGGCCGGTGTCGACAGCCAGCTGCAGCTGCTCGAAGGGGCGGGGCACGGCGGCCCCGAGTTTGCCCAGCCAGAGATTCGCGCGATGCAGCGTGATTTCCTGCTGCGGACTGTCGGCGACAAAGCCACTCCATGA
- a CDS encoding DUF7133 domain-containing protein — protein MNRFPIATTLFSGLLIGLCVTATAVAQPPTEDEYYKLTDLQIPEGELLEVGAVQLMSDGRLAAATRRGEIWMIDDPLADEVPAKNFHRFAHGLHEPLGLTEKEGWLYVTQRPDVSRLRDTDGDGRADEFEVVADGWGITGDYHEYAFGSKFDANGDIWVTLCLTGSFSSKALYRGWCVRVTPDGKTVPTTSGIRSPGGMGSNLAGDIFYTDNQGPWNGTCHLKQLIPGKFVGHPGGFEWYEQAEDVLGKRPQEPESNTRSLDQARKIPEFEVPVVMFPYNKMGKSASGVTCDTSGGKFGPFAGQMFVSDQSASTVMRVYLEKVQGHYQGVCFPFRKGFGSGNVATEITSDGSMFVGGTNRGWGSAGRDPGSLQRLNWTGKVPFEILEMRAAKDGFDLQFTEPVDPETAGNVDSYKMETYTYIYQSSYGSPEVDHTTPKILSATVADDGKTVHLKIDGLQEGHVHELHSDGVKSAAGNPLLHPEAYYTLNYRVQ, from the coding sequence ATGAATCGATTCCCAATCGCGACGACTCTCTTTTCCGGCCTGTTGATCGGACTGTGCGTTACCGCCACCGCGGTGGCTCAGCCGCCCACCGAAGACGAATACTATAAGCTGACCGATCTGCAGATTCCCGAAGGGGAGCTGTTGGAGGTGGGAGCGGTTCAGTTGATGTCCGACGGCCGATTGGCCGCGGCAACGCGTCGCGGCGAGATCTGGATGATCGATGACCCGTTGGCCGATGAAGTCCCGGCAAAGAACTTCCATCGCTTCGCCCACGGGCTGCACGAACCGTTGGGGCTGACTGAAAAAGAGGGTTGGCTTTATGTGACGCAGCGCCCCGATGTCAGCCGATTGCGCGATACCGATGGCGATGGCCGCGCCGACGAATTTGAAGTCGTCGCCGATGGCTGGGGGATCACCGGCGATTACCACGAGTATGCGTTTGGGTCGAAGTTTGATGCCAACGGCGATATCTGGGTGACGCTGTGCCTGACCGGTTCGTTCAGCAGCAAGGCTCTCTACCGGGGCTGGTGTGTTCGCGTGACGCCCGACGGCAAGACGGTTCCGACGACCAGTGGGATCCGATCGCCCGGCGGGATGGGAAGCAACCTCGCTGGCGATATCTTCTACACCGACAACCAAGGCCCTTGGAACGGAACGTGTCATCTGAAGCAATTGATTCCTGGCAAGTTCGTCGGCCATCCGGGCGGATTCGAGTGGTATGAACAGGCGGAAGATGTGCTGGGGAAACGGCCGCAAGAACCCGAGAGCAATACGCGCTCGTTGGATCAGGCGCGGAAGATTCCCGAGTTCGAAGTGCCGGTGGTGATGTTCCCGTACAACAAGATGGGTAAATCGGCGAGCGGCGTGACGTGTGATACCAGCGGCGGCAAGTTTGGTCCGTTTGCCGGGCAGATGTTTGTCAGCGACCAATCGGCCAGCACGGTGATGCGTGTCTATCTGGAAAAGGTTCAGGGGCATTACCAAGGCGTCTGCTTTCCGTTTCGCAAGGGCTTTGGTTCGGGGAACGTCGCCACCGAGATCACCTCCGACGGATCGATGTTTGTCGGCGGCACAAATCGCGGCTGGGGATCGGCCGGCCGCGATCCGGGCTCGCTGCAGCGACTGAACTGGACCGGCAAGGTGCCGTTTGAAATCTTGGAGATGCGAGCGGCTAAAGACGGCTTCGATCTGCAGTTCACCGAACCCGTCGATCCCGAAACCGCGGGCAACGTCGACTCGTATAAAATGGAAACCTACACCTACATCTACCAAAGTTCTTACGGCAGTCCTGAAGTCGACCACACGACGCCAAAGATCCTCTCGGCGACCGTGGCTGACGATGGCAAGACGGTCCATCTGAAGATCGATGGTTTGCAGGAGGGGCACGTGCACGAACTGCACAGCGACGGCGTGAAGAGCGCCGCGGGCAACCCGCTGCTGCACCCCGAAGCCTATTACACGCTTAACTATCGGGTGCAGTAG
- a CDS encoding family 16 glycoside hydrolase, with product MRIALCSLLTALICSVAWSQPTTYATPEAAAEDPDFAIQGEYVGPKRAMQVIALGDGEFEAVIYGAGLPGDGWDKTPPQRVPLDSDGVLDLVDANQMQRVDRKSPTLGRQPPPGAIVMFDGTTETLDAHWQSGRMTDDGLLIEGVTSKDRFDDFRLHLEFRTPFMPAARGQARGNSGVYYQGRYETQILDSFGLAGAMNETGGIYTIRDPDLNMCFPPLAWQTYDADFTAARYDDAGKKIADAKLTVRLNGVIVQQNVALPHKTRAAPNDEGPQPGPLYLQNHGNPVRFRNIWVQPRDADKEARRPRIPGFERFAATGDAATALGGHLLISELGCATCHAQSKPVVAAKQAPILDSVGSRIRPDHLLAFIGNPHGEKPGTTMPDLLAGLDPQQRDATVRALASYLGSTGVVVDRVGDPVAAGRGKELFHMIGCTACHTPQDGTVVSDATTIPLGKLDQKYTFDSLVGFLKHPHATRPSGRMPSFGFQGGEAEDLATYLLRDVILGEAAVNTKATFYEGSWKTLPDFETLTAEKEVETFGLDIQASGRKDRFAARFDSYFIAPKRAKYKFHLGSDDGSRVLVDGKQVVVYDGIHPHGTRTAEVLLEQGVHELRVEYFEFAGEESLSLEIEGGGLNRTMIDSILSLDPSGQMAEPLFKSTFQPDPALIEQGRSLFTSVGCASCHQMKSLPADATKSLVGPAMKTLDTSAGCLAESPAAGLPNFDLNVAQRQAIGRAIDELRTGPPKVDVAGLVHQTMATMNCYACHSRDKIGGPEATRDAVFKTTMQEMGDEGRLPPPLNGVGDKLQSDYITQILNKGADERPYMLANMPGFGTHNMPGFVDALVALDLKKEADIAAIDQPRDEQLSAGRMLAGNKGLSCVKCHTFGGQGAPGIGAIDMQRMTSRLREDWFHRYLMSPQTYRPGTRMPASFPDGKSVVPDLYDGHPSAQIGALWTYLADGAKARPPIGVGKELIELVPEQRPIIYRNFIEGLTPRGIAVGYPQRVHIAWDAGTMSLALAWKGAFIDASKHWVGRGPGNQGPLGDAIRSLEKVAPLARLDAIDAPWPTEDLRAQGYRFLGYRLDPSGQPTFRYRAGEVTVEDTPLPQGDDSGAVSLRRQLQLTGPADTAGLTLRLAAGKKIEAAADGWYRIDGNYSIRIDGPARVISVGDGQELRMPVSLESGTATIEEQIRW from the coding sequence ATGCGAATTGCACTCTGCAGCCTATTGACCGCTTTGATCTGTTCGGTCGCTTGGTCTCAACCGACGACCTACGCCACGCCCGAAGCGGCCGCGGAAGATCCCGACTTTGCAATCCAAGGCGAATACGTCGGGCCCAAGCGAGCGATGCAGGTGATCGCACTGGGGGATGGAGAGTTCGAGGCGGTGATCTACGGGGCCGGTCTGCCCGGCGACGGCTGGGACAAGACGCCACCACAACGCGTTCCACTGGACTCCGATGGGGTCCTCGATCTGGTCGACGCCAATCAAATGCAACGCGTCGATCGCAAGAGTCCCACGTTGGGGCGACAGCCTCCGCCCGGCGCGATCGTGATGTTCGATGGCACCACCGAAACGCTGGACGCTCATTGGCAATCGGGTCGGATGACCGATGATGGGCTGTTGATCGAAGGGGTGACCAGCAAAGACCGTTTCGACGATTTCCGTTTGCATCTGGAATTCCGCACGCCCTTTATGCCCGCCGCCCGCGGGCAAGCTCGCGGCAACAGCGGCGTCTATTATCAAGGCCGTTACGAAACGCAGATCCTCGATTCGTTTGGACTCGCCGGCGCGATGAACGAGACCGGCGGAATCTACACGATCCGCGATCCCGATCTGAACATGTGCTTCCCGCCACTTGCTTGGCAGACCTATGACGCCGACTTCACCGCCGCTCGCTACGATGACGCCGGCAAGAAAATCGCTGATGCCAAGCTGACCGTACGATTAAACGGCGTGATCGTGCAACAGAACGTGGCGCTGCCGCACAAAACGCGAGCGGCTCCCAACGACGAAGGGCCCCAACCGGGACCGCTGTACCTGCAAAACCACGGCAATCCGGTTCGGTTTCGCAATATCTGGGTCCAGCCTCGCGATGCCGATAAAGAAGCCCGCCGTCCCCGCATCCCCGGCTTCGAACGCTTTGCTGCGACCGGCGACGCGGCGACTGCGTTGGGCGGGCACTTGCTGATCAGCGAACTCGGCTGCGCCACATGCCACGCACAATCCAAGCCGGTTGTCGCCGCCAAACAGGCTCCGATCCTCGACAGTGTCGGCAGCCGGATTCGCCCCGATCATCTGCTCGCGTTCATCGGCAACCCGCACGGGGAGAAGCCGGGAACGACGATGCCCGATCTGTTGGCGGGGCTCGATCCACAACAGCGTGACGCAACGGTTCGAGCGCTCGCCAGTTACCTCGGTTCGACCGGCGTCGTCGTCGATCGCGTGGGAGATCCCGTCGCCGCTGGCCGAGGCAAAGAACTGTTCCACATGATCGGCTGCACCGCCTGCCACACGCCGCAAGACGGCACGGTCGTCTCCGATGCGACAACGATCCCGTTGGGCAAACTGGACCAGAAGTATACGTTCGACTCGTTGGTCGGTTTCTTGAAACATCCGCATGCGACGCGGCCCAGCGGTCGGATGCCCAGCTTCGGCTTCCAAGGTGGAGAGGCAGAAGATCTGGCGACCTATCTGTTGCGAGATGTGATCTTGGGAGAAGCGGCGGTTAACACCAAGGCGACCTTCTACGAAGGGAGTTGGAAGACGCTCCCCGATTTCGAAACGTTGACGGCGGAAAAAGAAGTCGAAACGTTTGGCCTGGACATTCAAGCCAGCGGCCGCAAGGATCGCTTTGCCGCTCGATTTGACAGCTACTTCATCGCTCCCAAGCGAGCCAAATACAAGTTCCACCTGGGATCGGACGATGGCAGCCGAGTGCTTGTCGACGGCAAGCAGGTCGTGGTCTACGACGGCATCCATCCGCACGGCACGCGAACCGCAGAGGTCTTGTTGGAGCAAGGCGTTCACGAACTGCGAGTCGAATATTTTGAATTTGCTGGCGAGGAATCGCTGTCGCTAGAGATTGAAGGGGGCGGATTAAATCGAACGATGATCGATTCGATCCTGTCGCTCGATCCGTCGGGGCAGATGGCCGAACCGCTGTTCAAGTCGACCTTTCAACCCGACCCTGCGTTGATCGAGCAGGGACGATCGCTTTTCACAAGTGTCGGCTGTGCGTCTTGTCATCAAATGAAGTCGCTGCCAGCGGACGCTACAAAATCGCTGGTCGGACCGGCGATGAAGACGCTCGATACGTCTGCTGGTTGCTTGGCCGAATCGCCTGCTGCCGGCCTGCCCAACTTTGATCTGAACGTCGCTCAGCGACAAGCGATCGGCCGCGCGATCGATGAATTACGGACGGGGCCGCCGAAGGTCGACGTTGCGGGACTGGTCCATCAGACGATGGCCACGATGAACTGTTACGCCTGTCACAGCCGCGACAAAATTGGTGGTCCCGAAGCGACTCGCGATGCGGTCTTTAAGACGACGATGCAGGAGATGGGAGACGAGGGGCGTCTGCCGCCGCCGCTGAACGGCGTGGGGGACAAATTACAGTCCGACTACATCACGCAGATCCTGAACAAGGGAGCGGACGAGCGGCCCTACATGCTGGCCAACATGCCAGGCTTTGGAACGCACAATATGCCCGGTTTCGTCGACGCACTGGTGGCGTTGGATCTGAAAAAAGAAGCCGATATCGCGGCGATCGATCAGCCGCGGGATGAACAGCTTTCGGCCGGCCGCATGCTGGCCGGCAACAAAGGACTCTCCTGCGTTAAGTGTCACACATTTGGTGGCCAGGGAGCGCCGGGAATCGGCGCGATCGACATGCAACGGATGACCTCGCGATTGCGAGAGGATTGGTTCCATCGTTATCTGATGTCGCCGCAAACCTATCGCCCGGGAACGCGGATGCCAGCCAGTTTCCCCGACGGCAAATCGGTGGTGCCCGATCTTTATGACGGCCATCCGAGCGCCCAGATCGGTGCCCTGTGGACCTATCTGGCCGACGGTGCCAAAGCCCGCCCGCCGATCGGCGTCGGGAAGGAACTGATCGAATTGGTTCCCGAACAGCGGCCGATCATCTATCGCAACTTTATCGAAGGGCTGACGCCTCGCGGGATCGCCGTCGGATATCCTCAACGCGTTCACATCGCCTGGGACGCCGGAACGATGTCGCTGGCGTTGGCTTGGAAGGGAGCCTTCATCGACGCCAGCAAGCACTGGGTCGGACGTGGCCCGGGGAATCAGGGACCGTTGGGAGACGCAATCCGGTCGTTGGAGAAAGTCGCTCCGCTGGCCCGGCTCGACGCGATCGATGCTCCCTGGCCGACGGAAGATCTGCGAGCGCAGGGATATCGATTCCTGGGGTATCGCTTGGATCCTAGCGGTCAACCGACATTCCGCTATCGCGCCGGCGAGGTGACTGTCGAAGACACGCCCCTGCCCCAGGGCGACGATTCGGGAGCTGTCTCGCTACGTCGCCAGTTGCAATTGACGGGCCCCGCCGACACCGCGGGACTGACGCTTCGCCTGGCAGCCGGCAAGAAAATCGAAGCGGCCGCCGACGGCTGGTATCGCATCGACGGCAACTATTCGATCCGCATTGACGGTCCCGCGCGAGTGATCTCTGTGGGCGATGGGCAAGAGTTGCGGATGCCGGTCTCGCTGGAGAGCGGAACGGCGACGATCGAAGAACAGATCCGTTGGTAG
- a CDS encoding DUF1559 domain-containing protein → MRNRTQGFTLVELLVVIAIIGILVGLLLPAVQAAREAARRMQCSNNLKQFGLALHNYHDTHQKFPAGSRFTNGTGNIGGDRINGWVAILPFMEMGNVYDLWDFRFDYDNAANNAAKATVVDAMFCPSKPRPLQGSSTVAYGDYAFSTGTGHTNDGNTNSWRGVFNQNSRVAFRDITDGTSNTIAAGEMDSNFNLTNHIWRWGYHSHRNMCYPMNRKIVGDAAFSHITNNGTVIAGTSATEFSDLWANFGSHHPGGAQFLKADGSVLFVAETIEYLTYQYLGDKADGNVIPAH, encoded by the coding sequence ATGCGAAATCGAACTCAAGGCTTTACGCTCGTCGAGCTTCTTGTCGTCATCGCGATCATTGGTATTCTCGTCGGCCTCCTGTTGCCGGCTGTACAGGCGGCTCGCGAAGCGGCACGGCGGATGCAGTGCAGCAACAATTTGAAGCAATTCGGGCTTGCACTCCATAATTACCACGATACGCACCAGAAATTCCCAGCCGGTTCCAGATTCACCAATGGTACTGGCAACATCGGCGGGGACCGCATCAACGGTTGGGTTGCGATCCTGCCATTTATGGAGATGGGAAACGTCTACGATCTCTGGGATTTCCGATTCGACTATGACAACGCAGCGAACAATGCAGCAAAGGCAACGGTCGTAGATGCAATGTTCTGTCCATCCAAGCCGCGTCCTTTGCAGGGAAGTAGCACCGTGGCATACGGCGACTACGCATTCAGCACCGGGACTGGCCACACCAACGATGGCAACACGAATTCATGGAGAGGGGTCTTTAATCAGAATTCACGAGTCGCCTTTCGAGATATTACTGATGGCACGAGCAACACGATCGCAGCGGGTGAGATGGACTCGAACTTCAATTTAACCAACCATATCTGGCGCTGGGGCTATCACTCGCACCGAAACATGTGCTACCCGATGAACCGAAAAATCGTGGGCGATGCGGCATTCTCCCACATCACAAACAACGGCACTGTCATTGCGGGGACGTCCGCTACGGAATTTAGCGACTTGTGGGCAAACTTCGGCTCCCATCATCCCGGAGGCGCACAATTCTTGAAAGCTGATGGATCCGTACTCTTCGTCGCCGAGACTATCGAATATCTCACCTACCAGTATCTTGGCGACAAAGCGGACGGCAATGTAATCCCTGCCCACTAG
- a CDS encoding prephenate dehydrogenase produces the protein MNREAQEAWRPRRIAVIGVGLLGGSVALAAKRRWPDATLVGSSRNPATRQTMLDRQVVDHAVADAIQCVADCDLIIIAAPVGHIARLLPEIADASDPEAIITDVGSTKQEIVAAAEAHPAAALRFVGSHPIAGSERTGVENASVDLFQGKLSITTPTGQTDPIRHDRVKRFWEQIGCRVISMSPADHDLALASASHMPHIASAALALALPQEFAHLTGSGFRDATRIAAGDPLMWRQIVEANAPAVLAQLQRYESAIGQFRGAIANQDWAGVEKLFIDAQAAKQSIDAATCGPVDDSE, from the coding sequence ATGAACCGCGAGGCGCAGGAAGCTTGGCGGCCGCGACGGATCGCCGTGATTGGTGTCGGTTTATTAGGCGGTTCGGTGGCGCTGGCAGCGAAGCGTCGCTGGCCCGATGCGACGCTTGTCGGTTCATCTCGCAACCCCGCGACGCGGCAAACGATGCTCGATCGGCAAGTTGTCGACCACGCGGTTGCCGATGCGATCCAGTGTGTTGCCGATTGCGACCTGATCATCATCGCTGCCCCTGTTGGCCACATCGCGCGATTGCTGCCCGAGATCGCCGATGCCAGCGATCCCGAAGCGATCATCACCGATGTCGGTAGCACCAAACAGGAAATCGTTGCGGCAGCCGAAGCGCACCCCGCCGCGGCGCTGCGGTTTGTCGGTTCGCACCCGATCGCTGGCAGCGAGCGAACGGGAGTTGAAAACGCTTCGGTTGACCTGTTTCAAGGGAAGCTTTCGATCACCACACCAACCGGCCAAACCGATCCGATCCGCCACGACCGCGTAAAGCGATTTTGGGAACAGATCGGTTGCCGCGTGATCTCGATGAGTCCGGCCGATCACGACCTCGCGTTGGCCTCTGCCAGTCACATGCCTCACATTGCATCGGCCGCTTTAGCACTCGCGCTGCCACAAGAATTTGCACACCTGACCGGATCGGGATTCCGCGACGCGACGCGGATCGCGGCGGGAGATCCTTTGATGTGGCGACAGATTGTCGAAGCGAACGCGCCGGCGGTCTTGGCTCAACTGCAGCGATACGAATCGGCGATCGGCCAGTTCCGCGGCGCAATCGCCAACCAGGATTGGGCTGGAGTTGAAAAGCTGTTTATCGACGCGCAAGCCGCAAAACAATCGATCGATGCGGCAACGTGTGGTCCCGTCGACGACTCAGAATAA
- the ribA gene encoding GTP cyclohydrolase II, with protein MSSPFNSVPEAVDAIARGEIVIVLDAENRENEGDYICAAEKATTENVNFMISGRGQLCVAVLPDVCNRLDLHPLVERNDAPLKTAFQTPVDHRNAKTGITAAERSETIQALIQPHSHAEDFVRPGHVYPLLAKEGGVLRRAGHTEAAVDLARMAGLEPAGALCEVLNESGDRATRDDLLALAKKHNLKIITIEELIAHRRVNEKLVSRNAQADLPTSFGDFKIIVYDVQFEDQEPIALVYGDLTSQDGPPPLVRMHSSCFTGDLVDSLRCDCGDQLKMALKVISSEGRGALVYLPQEGRGIGLAQKIRAYALQDQGLDTVEANHALGFKADMRDYGIGLQILKDLGLREVRLLTNNPKKTEAFNLRGFDLQVVDQVPIIPQSNVHNARYLQTKRDKMGHQLPSDPVESAE; from the coding sequence ATGAGTTCCCCGTTCAACAGCGTCCCCGAAGCCGTTGATGCGATCGCGCGTGGCGAAATCGTGATCGTTCTCGACGCCGAGAATCGTGAAAACGAAGGCGACTACATCTGCGCGGCTGAAAAAGCGACGACCGAAAACGTCAACTTCATGATCTCTGGACGCGGCCAACTGTGCGTCGCTGTCCTCCCCGACGTCTGCAATCGTTTGGATCTGCACCCGTTGGTCGAACGTAACGATGCACCTTTAAAGACAGCTTTCCAAACCCCAGTCGATCATCGCAACGCCAAGACCGGCATCACCGCCGCTGAACGATCCGAAACGATCCAGGCGCTGATCCAACCCCACAGCCACGCCGAAGACTTTGTCCGCCCCGGACACGTCTATCCGCTGTTGGCGAAAGAGGGTGGCGTGTTGCGCCGGGCCGGGCACACCGAAGCTGCCGTCGACCTCGCCCGCATGGCGGGGCTGGAACCTGCCGGCGCGCTCTGCGAAGTCCTCAACGAATCGGGGGACCGCGCCACCCGCGACGACCTGCTGGCGCTAGCCAAGAAACACAATCTGAAGATCATCACGATCGAAGAGCTGATCGCTCACCGACGGGTGAACGAAAAGCTGGTCTCGCGGAACGCACAAGCCGATCTACCGACATCGTTTGGCGATTTTAAGATCATCGTCTACGACGTCCAGTTCGAAGACCAAGAACCGATCGCGCTGGTCTACGGAGACCTGACTTCCCAAGACGGACCGCCGCCGTTGGTGCGGATGCACAGCAGTTGCTTCACCGGCGACCTGGTCGATTCGCTTCGCTGCGACTGCGGCGACCAATTGAAGATGGCGTTGAAGGTGATCAGCAGCGAGGGACGCGGTGCGTTGGTCTATCTGCCGCAAGAGGGACGCGGCATCGGGCTGGCCCAGAAGATTCGCGCCTACGCCTTGCAGGACCAAGGCCTCGATACCGTCGAAGCCAACCATGCGTTGGGCTTTAAAGCCGACATGCGCGACTACGGCATCGGCCTGCAAATCCTCAAGGACCTCGGACTTCGCGAAGTCCGCCTGCTAACCAATAACCCCAAAAAGACCGAAGCCTTTAATCTCCGCGGCTTTGATCTGCAGGTCGTCGATCAAGTTCCGATCATCCCCCAATCGAACGTGCACAACGCGCGTTACCTGCAAACCAAGCGGGACAAGATGGGACACCAATTGCCCAGCGATCCGGTCGAGTCGGCCGAATGA